The following coding sequences are from one Triticum aestivum cultivar Chinese Spring chromosome 5A, IWGSC CS RefSeq v2.1, whole genome shotgun sequence window:
- the LOC123101997 gene encoding neutral ceramidase: MEASSCLRYQVCGFGLSWIWLCLLLLHLLQNCSLVLSDSPYLVGMGSYDITGPAADVNMMGYANAEQVTSGIHFRLKSRAFIVAEPDDGKRAVFVNLDACMASQLVNIKVLDRLKARYGDLYNENNVAISGIHTHAGPGGYLQYVVYIITSLGFVRQSFDVIVDGIEQSIVEAHNNLRPGKIYVNKGDLLDAGVNRSPSGYLNNPAEERSKYRYNVDKEMTLVKFVDDEFGPVGSFNWFATHGTSMSRTNSLISGDNKGAAARFMEDWAEQNGLPKHTAHANSNDFGSLHLPRRVSTIIPEPDEITDDLMQLASSYKASGGRILASSNITRRIRNTQENSAKFVSAFCQSNCGDVSPNVLGAFCIDTNLPCDFNHSTCNGKNELCYGRGPGYPNEFESTRIIGDRQFLKAVDLFNSASEELQGKIDYRHTYLDFSQLEVSVSTSTGGQQVVKTCPAAMGFSFAAGTTDGPGAFDFKQGDDKGNPFWRLVGGILKKPGKEQVDCQAPKPILLDTGEMKEPYDWAPAILPIQIIRIGQLVILSVPGELTTMAGRRLRDAVKNVLISGSNGEFNSNTHVVIAGLTNTYSQYVTTFEEYQVQRYEGASTLYGPHTLSAYIQEFQKLATAMVANKEIAATNILPPDMLDKQIGLLPGVILDSTPPGVHFGDVSSDVAANSDFRKGSTVNATFHSACPRNDLLTDGTFALVERLNDDNWIPVYDDDDWSLRFKWSRPSKLSPESFATLEWTIPEDAVPGVYRLRHFGASKPLIGSIEHFTGTSRAFAVR; encoded by the exons ATGGAGGCTTCGTCTTGCTTGCGCTACCAAGTCTGCGGTTTTGGTTTGTCCTGGATATGGCTATGTCTTCTTTTACTGCATCTCCTTCAGAATTGCAGCCTGGTGCTCTCGGACTCTCCTTATCTGGTCGGCATGGGGAGCTATGACATAACAGGGCCTGCGGCAGATGTTAACATGATGGGATATGCAAATGCGGAGCAGGTTACATCAGGGATTCACTTCAGGCTAAAGTCACGAGCGTTTATTGTTGCGGAGCCTGACGATGGAAAGCGTGCTGTCTTTGTGAATCTCGACGCTTGCATGGCATCACAGCTTGTGAATATAAAGGTGCTCGACAGGCTAAAAGCAAG GTACGGTGATCTTTATAATGAGAATAACGTGGCTATCAGTGGTATCCATACCCATGCTGGGCCTGGAGGTTATCTGCAGTATGTAGTCTATATTATCACATCACTTGGGTTTGTTCGTCAGTCATTTGATGTAATTGTCGATGGCATTGAGCAAAGTATTGTTGAAGCTCATAACAATCTCCGTCCTGGGAAAATCTATGTGAATAAAG GTGACCTTCTGGATGCTGGTGTGAATCGCAGCCCGAGTGGGTATCTGAATAACCCGGCTGAAGAGAGAAGCAAATATCGATACAATGTTGATAAAGAAATGACCCTTGTTAAGTTTGTAGATGATGAATTCGGTCCAGTTGGAAGCTTTAATTGGTTTGCGACTCACGGAACATCAATGAGTCGTACAAATTCTTTGATAAGCGGTGATAACAAAGGAGCAGCTGCACGTTTCATGGAAGACTGGGCTGAACAAAATGGCCTTCCTAAGCATACAGCTCATGCAAATTCTAATGATTTTGGATCTTTGCACCTTCCGAGAAGAGTCTCTACAATAATACCAGAACCAGATGAGATAA CGGATGACTTGATGCAATTAGCATCATCCTACAAGGCCTCAGGTGGCAGAATATTGGCAAGTTCAAATATCACTAGGCGCATTAGAAACACTCAAGAAAACAGTGCCAAATTTGTTTCCGCATTTTGCCAGTCAAACTGTGGAGATGTCAGTCCAAATGTCTTGGGAGCATTTTGCATAGACACCAACCTTCCTTGTGACTTCAATCACAGCACGTGCAATGGGAAGAACGAACTTTGCTATGGACGAGGTCCAGG GTATCCTAATGAATTCGAAAGTACCCGCATAATTGGGGATAGGCAATTTCTGAAGGCTGTAGATCTCTTTAATTCGGCTTCGGAAGAACTACAAGGAAAAATTGACTATCGTCACACTTACTTAGATTTCTCGCAACTCGAAGTTAGTGTTTCGACGAGTACGGGAGGTCAGCAGGTGGTGAAAACATGCCCAGCAGCCATGGGGTTTTCATTTGCTGCTGGAACCACAGATGGCCCTGGAGCTTTTGATTTCAAACAAGGAGATGACAAG GGAAACCCTTTCTGGAGATTAGTGGGAGGCATACTAAAGAAACCAGGGAAAGAGCAAGTCGACTGCCAAGCTCCGAAACCAATATTGCTAGACACTGGTGAAATGAAGGAACCATATGATTGGGCG CCTGCGATACTTCCCATTCAGATCATAAGAATTGGTCAGCTGGTTATCTTGTCTGTTCCTGGAG AACTCACGACAATGGCCGGCAGGCGGTTACGTGATGCTGTAAAAAATGTACTGATAAGTGGCAGCAATGGTGAATTTAATTCCAACACTCACGTTGTTATTGCGGGGCTGACAAACACATATTCTCAGTATGTTACAACATTCGAAGAATACCAAGTCCAAAGATACGAG GGTGCGTCAACTTTGTACGGTCCCCACACCTTGAGTGCATACATTCAAGAGTTTCAGAAACTTGCCACGGCTATGGTTGCAAACAAAGAGATCGCAGCAACAAACATTCTACCTCCTGACATGTTGGACAAGCAAATCGGACTGCTGCCAGGCGTCATTCTCGACTCGACTCCTCCTGGTGTTCACTTTGGGGATGTCAGCTCCGACGTCGCAGCAAACTCAGACTTCCGGAAGGGCAGTACCGTGAATGCTACGTTCCATTCGGCCTGTCCAAGGAATGATCTTCTAACCGACGGTACCTTCGCGCTCGTTGAGAGGCTGAATGATGACAACTGGATTCCTGTCTACGACGATGACGATTGGTCTTTGCGATTCAAGTGGTCGAGGCCTTCGAAACTCAGTCCGGAGAGCTTTGCGACGCTGGAGTGGACCATTCCTGAAGATGCCGTCCCTGGTGTTTACAGGCTACGGCATTTCGGTGCCTCCAAGCCGCTGATAGGGTCGATCGAGCATTTTACAGGTACCTCTCGCGCGTTTGCAGTGCGTTAA